In Alkalispirillum mobile, the DNA window CCGTCTATCCGGTGGGCACCGGCCTCCACCGCGGCGATGGAGTTGGCCACGCCCATGGCGAGGTTGTGGTGCCCGTGGAAGCCCACCTCGGTCTCCGGGGAGAGGCCTTCCCGCAGCGTCGCGACCTTTTCACGTACCTCTTCCGGTAGCATGTAGCCCGCCGAATCCGTCATGTAGATGCAGTTGGCACCATAGGACTCCATCAACCGCGCCTGCTCCAGCAGGCCTTCGGCCGACAGCATGTGGGCCATCATCAGAAAGCCGACAGTATCCAGGCCCAGTTTGCGGGACAGGCCGATATGCTGTTCCGACACGTCGGCCTCGGTGCATTGGGTGGCCACGCGTACGCAGTGCACGCCACAGTCGGCGGCCATACGCAGATCGTCCACGGTGCCGATCCCGGGTAGCAACAAGGCCGAAACGCGGGCCTGCTTCATCCGCGGGATGACCGCCTCCAGGTAGGCCTTGTCGGAATGCGCGGCAAAGCCGTAGTTCACCGAGTGCCCGCCCAGGCCATCGCCGTGGGTGACCTCGATGAGCGGTACGCCGGCCTCATCTAGCGCGGTGGAGAGCTCGATCATCTGCGCCAGCGAGAACTGGTGGCGGACCGAGTGCATGCCGTCGCGCAGGGACATGTCGTGGA includes these proteins:
- the dmpG gene encoding 4-hydroxy-2-oxovalerate aldolase, with translation MTDKKEILVHDMSLRDGMHSVRHQFSLAQMIELSTALDEAGVPLIEVTHGDGLGGHSVNYGFAAHSDKAYLEAVIPRMKQARVSALLLPGIGTVDDLRMAADCGVHCVRVATQCTEADVSEQHIGLSRKLGLDTVGFLMMAHMLSAEGLLEQARLMESYGANCIYMTDSAGYMLPEEVREKVATLREGLSPETEVGFHGHHNLAMGVANSIAAVEAGAHRIDGSVAGFGAGAGNTPLEVFVAVCERMGIVTGVDLGRIQDVAEDVAIPMMDAPTRIDRDSLTLGYAGVYSSFLLHAKRAEANHGVPARDILVELGARRTVGGQEDMIEDVALEMSKARTANA